One part of the Cellvibrionales bacterium genome encodes these proteins:
- the pal gene encoding peptidoglycan-associated lipoprotein Pal yields MMQKILGVAFAVVLMAGCSSQQSSEDENASANGGSGADGLNGADTRGIGSGSGDWGSVSDQYGNVVYFEFDSANIQPASEEMLNAYSELLKSSGQHAVLQGNTDERGTREYNMALGERRGKSVADYLSMRGVSSSQLEVVSFGEERPAEQGSDESAYSKNRRVEIVK; encoded by the coding sequence ATGATGCAAAAAATTCTCGGTGTTGCATTCGCTGTCGTGTTGATGGCAGGTTGCTCTAGCCAACAGAGCAGCGAAGATGAAAATGCTTCTGCCAACGGCGGTAGTGGCGCAGATGGTCTGAATGGCGCAGACACGCGTGGCATTGGTTCTGGCAGTGGCGATTGGGGTTCTGTTTCTGATCAATACGGCAATGTGGTGTATTTTGAATTCGACAGCGCCAACATCCAGCCTGCTTCAGAAGAAATGTTGAACGCGTACAGCGAATTGCTGAAAAGCTCTGGTCAACACGCCGTGCTGCAAGGTAATACCGACGAGCGTGGCACGCGTGAATACAACATGGCACTCGGTGAACGACGCGGTAAATCGGTAGCCGATTATCTGTCTATGCGTGGCGTGAGCTCTAGCCAGTTGGAAGTGGTGAGCTTCGGTGAAGAGCGCCCTGCGGAGCAAGGCAGCGATGAATCGGCGTATAGCAAAAATCGCCGTGTAGAAATCGTTAAATAA